From a single Vitis vinifera cultivar Pinot Noir 40024 chromosome 18, ASM3070453v1 genomic region:
- the LOC100250034 gene encoding putative 12-oxophytodienoate reductase 11: MEGKVPGKQPLLTPYKMGKFQLSHRVVLAPLTRQRSWNNVPQPHAILYYSQRATKGGLLITEATGVSDTAQGYAHTPGIWTKEQVEAWKPIVDAVHAKGSIFICQLWHVGRVSNTEFQPNGQAPLSSTDKALTPQVRSNGFDVAEFTAPRRLTTDEVPRVVNDFRLAARNAMEAGFDGVEIHGAHGYLLDQFMKDQVNDRTDKYGGSLENRCRFPLEVVEAVVNEIGADKVGIRLSPFGHHAEAGDSNPTALGLYMVESLNKYGVLYCHMVEPRIRAAGEMCECPHSLVPLRKAFNGTFIAAGGYVKEDGNNAVAEERADLVAFGRWFLANPDLPKRFALNAPLNKYNRETFYAPEPIIGYTDYPFLEDIVE, encoded by the exons atggaaggaaaagTGCCAGGAAAGCAGCCCCTTCTCACACCATATAAGATGGGCAAGTTTCAGCTCTCTCATAG GGTGGTTCTGGCTCCACTAACTAGACAGAGATCTTGGAACAATGTTCCTCAGCCCCATGCAATCTTGTATTACTCCCAGAGAGCCACTAAAGGGGGGCTTCTCATAACTGAAGCAACTGGAGTTTCTGACACTGCTCAAGG CTATGCACATACCCCGGGTATATGGACAAAAGAGCAAGTTGAAGCCTGGAAGCCCATTGTAGATGCTGTTCATGCTAAAGGCAGTATCTTTATTTGTCAGCTTTGGCATGTGGGAAGAGTTTCAAACACAG AATTCCAGCCAAATGGGCAAGCTCCATTATCTTCTACAGACAAGGCATTGACGCCACAAGTCCGAAGCAATGGCTTTGATGTTGCTGAGTTCACAGCTCCTAGGCGGCTAACAACAGATGAAGTTCCTCGAGTTGTCAATGATTTTAGACTTGCTGCAAGAAATGCTATGGAAGCTG GTTTTGATGGAGTTGAGATCCATGGGGCTCATGGCTATCTACTTGACCAGTTCATGAAAGACCAGGTCAATGATCGAACAGACAAGTATGGTGGATCCCTAGAGAACCGTTGCAGGTTCCCATTGGAAGTAGTAGAAGCGGTTGTTAATGAGATAGGAGCTGATAAGGTTGGAATAAGGCTTTCTCCATTTGGCCATCATGCCGAGGCAGGAGACTCCAATCCAACAGCTCTGGGCCTTTACATGGTTGAATCCTTAAACAAATATGGTGTCCTCTATTGCCACATGGTTGAGCCAAGGATAAGAGCAGCCGGAGAAATGTGTGAGTGTCCCCACAGCCTTGTGCCCTTGAGGAAGGCTTTCAATGGCACATTCATAGCCGCTGGGGGTTATGTGAAAGAAGACGGAAACAATGCTGTGGCTGAGGAGCGTGCAGATCTTGTTGCATTTGGACGTTGGTTCTTAGCCAACCCAGATCTTCCAAAAAGATTTGCGCTCAATGCTCCTCTCAACAAGTATAACAGGGAGACATTCTACGCACCCGAACCCATAATCGGCTACACTGATTATCCATTTCTTGAGGATATTGTTGAGTAG